A window of Mucilaginibacter robiniae genomic DNA:
AGACGCCGGGCATGCAGGCAAATACTTTTCTTTAAGCTGCCACGTGGGTAGCCATACTTGTTATCGCCTACTATGGGACAGTTTAGGGTAGATAACTGTACACGTATTTGGTGCGGACGACCAGTAATCGGGTTTACCTGGATTAAATAGTAGCCTTGCAGTTCGCCCACCATACGGTAATGTAACTCGGAGCGTAAACTTCCTTTTACTTCGTGGTCATGGGCTTTGGTTACATTTTTTTGCGGATTTTTAACCAGCCAATGTACCAAATCACCATAAGGCGGATTAGGCTGGTTGCGTACCACGGCGTAATAGGTCTTACGCATTTCGCGCGTTTTAAACATTTGATTTATCCGATCAAGCGCTTTACTGGTTTTGGCAAACAGGATAACGCCACTTACGGGCCTATCCAAACGGTGCACTACACCTAAAAAGGCGCCATTAGGTTTGTTATACTTTTGAGCCAGGTACCTTTTTACCTTTTCATCCAAAGGTTCATCGCCGGTATCATCCACCTGCACAATATCGCCTGCCCGCTTGTTAATAGCAATCAGGTGGTTGTCTTCATATAAAACATCGTTGTCGGTGATGTCGGTACGAGAATTTTGCATGGCAGGTATTTGAATCCGGATATCAGCAAATCCGTAAGTATATTTCGGATACAGTTAAATAAAATGAACGTTTAATCAAGCTATACCTAATTTAAACTTTACTTAAAATGTGAGTCTTGGCTCTCAGCTCTTGTTTATTAATTCTAGTTTTAATATTGTTCCTTATCGCTTGGGAATGCTTGTGCTTTTACATCACTTACATAATGCTTTATAGCATCATTCATTACCTCGTACAAACTAGCATACTGGCGT
This region includes:
- a CDS encoding RluA family pseudouridine synthase, whose product is MQNSRTDITDNDVLYEDNHLIAINKRAGDIVQVDDTGDEPLDEKVKRYLAQKYNKPNGAFLGVVHRLDRPVSGVILFAKTSKALDRINQMFKTREMRKTYYAVVRNQPNPPYGDLVHWLVKNPQKNVTKAHDHEVKGSLRSELHYRMVGELQGYYLIQVNPITGRPHQIRVQLSTLNCPIVGDNKYGYPRGSLKKSICLHARRLQFIHPVKKEPIDIIASLPKDGFWDKFVHLVHEKDDAITLKGQAE